One genomic segment of Halalkalicoccus tibetensis includes these proteins:
- a CDS encoding multiprotein-bridging factor 1 family protein, whose amino-acid sequence MAKYSTGGSSGGGESDSCELCGASSGSLQTASIAGATLQVCSACAPHDDAPKKRDEGGSDDRERKQRAARKIAEMRDAQGGDSSHWEQEGTSYDDDPLPYLVSGYDDRLEAARQDAGLQINELAETLGVPEEQVMAVEQGRAARAGVGGSLIADLESELDVELAE is encoded by the coding sequence ATGGCGAAATACTCCACCGGCGGCTCCTCCGGCGGGGGCGAGAGCGACTCCTGTGAGCTCTGTGGCGCCTCCTCCGGGTCGCTCCAAACCGCGAGCATCGCCGGGGCCACCCTTCAGGTCTGTTCGGCCTGCGCGCCCCACGACGATGCGCCGAAGAAACGCGACGAGGGTGGCTCGGACGACCGCGAGCGAAAGCAGCGCGCGGCGCGCAAGATCGCCGAGATGCGCGACGCCCAAGGGGGCGATTCGAGCCACTGGGAACAGGAGGGGACCAGCTACGACGACGACCCCCTGCCCTATCTGGTCTCGGGTTACGACGACCGCCTCGAGGCGGCCAGACAGGACGCCGGACTCCAGATCAACGAGCTCGCCGAGACCCTCGGCGTGCCCGAAGAGCAGGTCATGGCCGTCGAGCAGGGCCGAGCCGCCCGCGCGGGCGTCGGCGGATCGTTGATCGCCGACCTCGAGTCCGAACTCGACGTCGAACTCGCCGAGTAG
- a CDS encoding D-glucuronyl C5-epimerase family protein yields MCARRVRRRRFLRTAGVASAVVVAGCTGDDGAEEAPSDRDDDEPAPDDGEGESGNENEDDDADRDGVAEIRGVPVHRNEYDLAELPHERWPQYGEDRVLPPYCEYPNASAVDDEIPDLRMNTVTLFDVENDEGHHPLRTSRTAMRLIHCYRDGGDERYLEKAESIGEAMLDIAIEQDDAIYVPYGYDWGSQGGDRFMEAPWYGGMAQGTILSAYAHLYELTGDDDHREAADGVFRSFTNVQQVASDVWTTIVSPATEMPDDGDDPEYFWIEEYPVEPPQHVLNGFGVGLYGLYDYWLHVDREAGYDPLCAAITTIEDHLEEYRVPGEVSWYDLAEAYRGNEHYHSTHINQLELLAELSNEEYFAEMADTFREDSAYEEYRPDRPDWA; encoded by the coding sequence ATGTGCGCGAGACGGGTCCGCCGTCGTCGTTTCCTCCGGACCGCCGGCGTGGCATCGGCCGTCGTCGTCGCCGGCTGTACGGGCGACGACGGGGCCGAGGAGGCGCCGTCGGACCGCGACGACGACGAACCTGCCCCCGACGACGGCGAGGGAGAAAGCGGGAACGAGAACGAGGACGACGATGCCGACCGGGACGGCGTCGCCGAGATACGCGGGGTTCCGGTCCACCGAAACGAGTACGACCTCGCCGAGCTACCCCACGAGCGCTGGCCCCAGTACGGCGAGGACCGGGTCCTCCCGCCGTACTGTGAGTACCCCAATGCGAGCGCGGTCGACGACGAGATCCCCGACCTCCGGATGAACACCGTGACGCTGTTCGACGTCGAGAACGACGAGGGCCACCACCCGCTTCGAACCTCCCGAACGGCGATGCGGCTGATCCACTGCTATCGCGACGGCGGCGACGAGCGCTACCTCGAGAAGGCCGAATCGATCGGCGAGGCGATGCTCGACATCGCCATCGAGCAGGACGACGCGATCTACGTCCCCTACGGCTACGACTGGGGGAGCCAGGGCGGGGACCGGTTCATGGAGGCGCCGTGGTACGGCGGGATGGCCCAGGGGACGATCCTCTCGGCGTACGCCCACCTCTACGAGCTGACGGGCGACGACGACCACCGCGAGGCCGCCGACGGCGTCTTCCGGAGCTTCACGAACGTCCAGCAGGTCGCGAGCGACGTCTGGACGACGATCGTCTCGCCGGCGACGGAAATGCCCGACGACGGCGACGATCCCGAGTACTTCTGGATCGAGGAGTACCCCGTCGAGCCGCCCCAGCACGTACTCAACGGGTTCGGCGTCGGGCTCTACGGGCTGTACGACTACTGGCTCCACGTCGACCGCGAGGCCGGCTACGACCCGCTGTGTGCCGCGATCACGACGATCGAGGACCACCTCGAGGAGTACCGCGTCCCGGGCGAGGTGAGCTGGTACGATCTCGCGGAGGCCTACCGGGGTAACGAACACTACCACAGCACCCACATCAACCAGCTGGAGCTCCTGGCCGAGCTCTCGAACGAGGAGTACTTCGCGGAGATGGCCGATACCTTCCGCGAGGACAGCGCCTACGAGGAGTACCGGCCGGACAGACCCGACTGGGCCTGA
- a CDS encoding polysaccharide deacetylase family protein codes for MDDNGNGDENGNGDETENGNGDENGNENGDEPENGNGSEAAEAATTDIGESLDDFQDGGSWYALRDEQLTPDDGEAVVGDQSLLVESDDNVSTIAWAPASPLDLSDQYLSLAVKVTSPVGGQMAMHVRAPGGDDYVTARRRLPNGVDEWFRIDFGYTIGYGSPDFESVQELRIEMVAPEGDPIEYRVDDLRTTPAQDESNVILAFYGGLESHYETVFPLLEERGWVGTLGISQDLLNRPGRLDIDQLREMRDAGWEICSYPVHEGDLTSLNEDGMRQVVESNRDYLAKRGFEDGARHFFTPRNRMNTDLLNVLRDTHETAFVFGAGSSGIPPTGRHTISAISGSDYDSSRAPILRADQHNQVVVPYFEEVGGDGMSVDDFEAQLDRIADEDDDTAYGDGLEPITPSQLLEYY; via the coding sequence ATGGACGACAACGGTAACGGGGACGAGAACGGCAACGGCGACGAGACCGAGAACGGCAACGGGGACGAGAACGGCAACGAAAACGGAGACGAGCCCGAAAACGGCAACGGGAGCGAGGCCGCGGAGGCCGCCACGACGGACATCGGCGAGTCGCTCGACGACTTCCAGGACGGCGGCAGCTGGTACGCCCTTCGGGACGAGCAGCTGACGCCGGACGACGGCGAGGCGGTCGTCGGCGACCAGTCGCTGCTGGTCGAGTCCGACGACAACGTCTCGACGATCGCGTGGGCGCCCGCCTCGCCGCTCGACCTCTCGGATCAGTACCTCTCGCTGGCGGTGAAGGTGACCTCGCCGGTCGGCGGGCAGATGGCGATGCACGTCCGGGCCCCCGGGGGTGACGACTACGTCACCGCCAGACGGCGGCTGCCGAACGGCGTCGACGAGTGGTTCCGGATCGACTTCGGCTACACCATCGGCTACGGCAGCCCTGACTTCGAGTCGGTCCAGGAGCTTCGCATCGAGATGGTCGCCCCGGAGGGCGACCCTATCGAATACCGGGTCGACGACCTCCGGACGACGCCCGCACAGGACGAGAGCAACGTGATCCTCGCGTTCTACGGCGGGCTCGAATCCCACTACGAGACGGTCTTCCCGCTGCTCGAGGAGCGCGGCTGGGTCGGCACGCTCGGGATCTCACAGGACCTGCTCAACCGACCGGGGCGCCTCGATATCGACCAGCTCCGGGAGATGCGCGACGCCGGATGGGAGATCTGTTCGTACCCCGTCCACGAGGGCGACCTGACCAGCCTCAACGAAGACGGGATGCGCCAGGTCGTCGAGAGCAACCGGGACTACCTCGCGAAACGCGGCTTCGAGGACGGTGCACGGCACTTCTTCACGCCGCGAAACCGGATGAACACCGACCTGCTGAACGTGCTCCGCGACACCCACGAGACCGCGTTCGTCTTCGGCGCCGGCTCCAGCGGCATCCCGCCGACGGGCCGCCACACCATCTCCGCGATCAGCGGCAGCGACTACGACAGCAGTCGCGCGCCGATTCTCCGGGCCGACCAGCACAACCAGGTGGTCGTCCCCTACTTCGAGGAGGTCGGCGGCGACGGGATGAGCGTCGACGACTTCGAGGCACAGCTCGACCGGATCGCCGACGAGGACGACGACACCGCCTACGGCGACGGTCTCGAACCGATCACGCCGTCCCAGCTGCTCGAGTACTACTGA
- a CDS encoding DUF420 domain-containing protein, whose protein sequence is MQQQVRAHVPALTGVLTAVSLALVFGAVLGYIPNALVPAAPEWVVAAIPHLNVAISLAAIASISAGWYWIRAGAVEKHRLAMIASTVLFAGFLVLYLYRLILLGGPEPFPGPETVYRFVYLPLLGVHILLAIVCIPLVYYALLLAFSYSIGELPRTRHAAVGRVAASLWMVSFGLGVVVYLLLHGVY, encoded by the coding sequence ATGCAACAGCAGGTTCGCGCACACGTCCCCGCGCTGACGGGTGTGTTGACCGCCGTCTCGCTCGCGCTCGTCTTCGGCGCCGTCCTTGGCTACATCCCGAACGCCCTCGTCCCCGCGGCCCCCGAGTGGGTCGTGGCCGCGATCCCACACCTCAACGTCGCCATCAGCCTCGCGGCGATCGCGTCGATCTCGGCCGGCTGGTACTGGATCCGGGCCGGTGCGGTCGAGAAACACCGCCTCGCGATGATCGCCTCGACCGTGCTGTTCGCCGGCTTCCTCGTTCTCTATCTCTACCGGCTGATCCTCCTGGGCGGTCCCGAACCGTTCCCCGGGCCCGAAACGGTCTATCGGTTCGTCTACCTGCCCCTTTTGGGGGTGCATATACTGCTGGCGATCGTCTGTATCCCGCTCGTGTACTACGCCCTGCTGCTGGCGTTCTCGTACTCGATCGGGGAGCTACCGCGGACGCGTCACGCGGCCGTCGGCCGGGTCGCCGCGTCGTTATGGATGGTCTCCTTCGGCCTCGGAGTCGTCGTCTACCTCCTGCTTCACGGCGTCTACTGA
- the purF gene encoding amidophosphoribosyltransferase, protein MHTGQAVDGPTEKCGVVGVSFREREAARPLYYSLYALQHRGQESAGIVTHDGFQQHSHVGMGLVGDAFAEEDLDGLNGRTGIGHVRYPTAGSVDSSCAQPFSVSFKSGSLGLSHNGNLVNADEIRDELAGMGHAFTSDGDTEVIAHDLARNLLNEDLVRAVKRTMGRLHGSYSLAISHDDTVLGLRDPEGNRPLCIGKLEDGYMIASESAAIDTLDGELVRDVRPGELVVLSPDGFDSYQLVERENTAHCFFEHVYFARPDSVIDENLVYEVRRDLGRKLWEENGIDTDVVMPVPDSGRAFASGYAEASEGVEFAEGLMKNRYVGRTFIMPTQDERERAVRLKLNPIKSTVEGKSVTLIDDSIVRGTTSNQLVSLLREAGASEVHMRIGAPPITAPCYMGINMATREELIAAGGSVEDVREEIGADSLAYLSIDAIAAALDEGHDDLCLGCVTGEYPYEIEGEETDRDVERPTIEDRGLPADD, encoded by the coding sequence ATGCATACGGGGCAGGCCGTCGACGGCCCGACGGAGAAATGTGGCGTCGTCGGCGTTTCCTTCCGCGAGCGCGAGGCCGCACGGCCGCTGTACTACTCGCTGTACGCGTTACAACACCGCGGCCAGGAGTCGGCGGGGATCGTCACCCACGACGGCTTCCAACAGCACAGCCACGTCGGCATGGGGCTGGTCGGCGACGCCTTCGCCGAGGAGGACCTCGACGGCCTCAACGGCCGGACGGGGATCGGCCACGTCCGGTATCCCACCGCGGGCAGCGTCGACTCCTCCTGTGCCCAGCCCTTCTCGGTCTCCTTCAAGAGCGGGTCGCTCGGGCTCTCCCACAACGGCAACCTCGTCAACGCCGATGAGATCCGTGACGAGCTCGCCGGGATGGGCCACGCGTTCACGAGCGACGGCGACACCGAGGTGATCGCCCACGACCTCGCGCGCAACCTGCTGAACGAGGACCTCGTTCGCGCCGTCAAACGCACGATGGGTCGGCTCCACGGCTCGTACTCGCTCGCGATCTCCCACGACGATACGGTGCTGGGACTCCGCGACCCCGAGGGTAATCGCCCGCTCTGTATCGGGAAACTGGAGGACGGGTATATGATCGCCTCCGAGTCGGCGGCGATCGACACCCTAGACGGGGAGCTCGTTCGGGACGTGCGTCCCGGCGAACTGGTCGTGCTCTCGCCCGACGGCTTCGACTCCTACCAGCTCGTCGAGCGCGAGAACACGGCCCACTGTTTCTTCGAGCACGTCTACTTCGCCCGGCCCGACAGCGTGATCGACGAGAACCTCGTCTACGAGGTGCGCCGCGATCTCGGGCGAAAGCTCTGGGAGGAGAACGGGATCGACACGGACGTCGTGATGCCGGTGCCCGACTCGGGGCGCGCGTTCGCCTCGGGCTACGCCGAGGCCTCCGAGGGCGTGGAGTTCGCCGAGGGCCTGATGAAGAACCGCTACGTCGGACGCACCTTCATCATGCCGACCCAGGACGAGCGCGAGCGCGCGGTGCGCCTGAAGCTCAACCCGATCAAATCGACCGTCGAGGGCAAGTCCGTGACCCTGATCGACGACAGCATCGTCCGGGGGACGACCTCCAATCAGCTGGTCTCCCTGCTCCGGGAGGCCGGCGCGAGCGAGGTCCACATGCGGATCGGCGCGCCGCCGATCACCGCGCCCTGCTACATGGGGATCAACATGGCCACCCGCGAGGAGCTGATCGCCGCCGGCGGGTCCGTCGAGGACGTCCGCGAGGAGATCGGCGCCGACAGCCTCGCCTACCTCTCGATCGACGCGATCGCCGCGGCCCTCGACGAGGGCCACGACGACCTCTGTCTGGGCTGTGTGACGGGCGAGTACCCCTACGAAATCGAGGGCGAGGAGACCGACCGCGACGTCGAGCGCCCGACCATCGAGGACCGGGGCCTGCCGGCCGACGACTGA
- a CDS encoding 50S ribosomal protein L37e: protein MTGAGTPSQGKKNVTTHTKCRRCGEKAYHTKKKVCSSCGFGKSKKRRGYEWQGKTGDN, encoded by the coding sequence ATGACTGGCGCAGGTACCCCGAGCCAGGGTAAAAAGAACGTCACCACCCACACCAAATGTCGGCGCTGTGGTGAGAAGGCGTATCACACGAAGAAGAAGGTCTGCTCCTCGTGTGGCTTCGGCAAGTCGAAGAAACGCCGGGGCTACGAGTGGCAGGGCAAGACCGGCGACAACTGA
- a CDS encoding LSM domain-containing protein gives MSGRPLDVLEAAIGDDVTVRLKDGEEFVGTLTGYDQHMNVVVEDDDNTTIIRGDNVVSITP, from the coding sequence ATGAGTGGACGACCGCTTGACGTACTCGAGGCCGCGATCGGCGACGACGTGACGGTGCGTCTGAAGGACGGCGAGGAGTTCGTCGGCACCCTGACGGGCTACGACCAGCACATGAACGTCGTCGTCGAGGACGACGACAACACAACCATTATACGCGGCGATAACGTCGTTTCGATAACTCCATGA
- a CDS encoding M20/M25/M40 family metallo-hydrolase, whose protein sequence is MDDRRREFLEELLATPSPSGFEIEGQRVWTEYVEGFADEVRTDAYGNAVAEVEGGPTEIAIVGHADQIGYIVRRIDDEGFLHLGPIGGVDKTVSRGQYVVVHADSGPLAGVIGQTAIHLREGDDEHDEINEQAVDIGAADGEAARELVSVGDPITVESRVRELQGTRLAASALDNRVGTWTAAEVLRAVADADVEPTVYAVSTVQEELGVRGAEMVGFDLAPDAAIAVDVTHAGDGAGAPSDRGGDIDLGAGPVIGRGSANHPTLVDALRDAADEEGIDVQLEARGIATGTDADAFYTARGGTPSLNLGIPNRYMHTPVETIDTGDLTGAVSLLSAFLERVSPDERFSVEV, encoded by the coding sequence ATGGACGACCGTCGCCGCGAGTTCCTCGAGGAGCTGCTCGCCACGCCCTCCCCGTCGGGGTTCGAGATCGAGGGCCAACGCGTCTGGACCGAGTACGTCGAGGGGTTCGCCGACGAGGTTCGAACGGACGCCTACGGCAACGCCGTCGCCGAGGTTGAGGGCGGCCCGACGGAGATCGCGATCGTCGGCCACGCCGACCAGATCGGCTACATCGTCCGCCGGATCGACGACGAGGGTTTTCTGCACCTCGGGCCGATCGGTGGGGTCGACAAGACGGTTTCACGGGGCCAGTACGTGGTCGTCCACGCCGACTCCGGCCCGCTCGCGGGCGTGATCGGCCAGACCGCGATCCACCTGCGCGAGGGCGACGACGAGCACGACGAGATCAACGAGCAGGCGGTCGACATCGGCGCGGCGGACGGCGAGGCCGCCCGGGAGCTCGTCTCGGTCGGCGACCCGATCACCGTCGAATCCCGGGTCCGCGAGCTACAGGGGACGCGACTGGCCGCGAGCGCGCTCGACAACCGCGTCGGTACCTGGACCGCCGCGGAGGTCCTGCGGGCGGTCGCCGACGCCGACGTCGAGCCGACCGTCTACGCCGTGAGCACGGTCCAGGAGGAGCTCGGCGTCCGGGGCGCGGAGATGGTCGGGTTCGACCTCGCGCCCGACGCCGCGATCGCCGTCGACGTGACCCACGCGGGCGACGGCGCGGGCGCGCCGAGCGACCGCGGCGGCGACATCGACCTCGGGGCGGGTCCCGTCATCGGGCGGGGCAGCGCGAACCACCCCACGCTCGTCGACGCTTTGCGGGACGCCGCGGACGAGGAGGGGATCGACGTCCAGCTCGAGGCCCGCGGGATTGCGACGGGCACCGACGCCGACGCCTTCTACACCGCCCGCGGCGGGACCCCCTCGCTCAACCTCGGGATCCCCAACCGGTACATGCACACGCCGGTCGAGACGATCGACACCGGGGACCTGACCGGCGCAGTCTCGCTGCTCTCGGCGTTTCTGGAGCGCGTCTCACCCGACGAGCGGTTCTCGGTCGAGGTGTAA
- a CDS encoding zinc-dependent metalloprotease, with product MNPLRSLHTISRASGDGPVDWTAVGAAAKDATTPGSVELSEAEIEGYRGDVRAARRSIREVAAVSFDLPETVEIQNRHHWIDANVSTFRRVMAPVEAHTDVVFPDVSRVLNTGSTTLMLSFLGRNVLGQYDPLLLAEGDAKHALYFVHPNIRRVAAELDVDEERFRRWIAFHEVAHAAEFGAAPWLSNYLESGMERGVEALANGSFDREAFRELDAAMTAVEGYAELIMDRAFDDEYADLREKVDQRRRGRGPLARLMRRLLGLGLKRRQYERGKAFFETVADARGIEGASVVWESPETLPTSEELDDPAEWLARVD from the coding sequence GTGAATCCCCTTCGCAGCCTCCACACCATCTCGCGGGCCTCGGGCGACGGCCCCGTCGACTGGACCGCCGTCGGGGCGGCCGCAAAGGACGCCACTACGCCCGGGTCGGTCGAGCTGAGCGAGGCCGAGATCGAGGGTTACCGCGGGGACGTCAGGGCCGCCCGCCGATCCATCCGTGAGGTCGCCGCCGTCTCCTTCGACCTGCCCGAGACGGTCGAGATCCAGAACCGCCACCACTGGATCGACGCCAACGTCTCGACCTTTCGCCGGGTAATGGCGCCCGTCGAGGCCCACACCGACGTCGTCTTCCCCGACGTCTCGCGGGTCCTCAACACCGGCTCGACGACGCTGATGCTCTCCTTTCTCGGGCGGAACGTGCTGGGTCAGTACGACCCCCTCCTGCTCGCCGAGGGCGACGCGAAACACGCGCTCTACTTCGTTCACCCGAACATCCGCCGGGTCGCGGCGGAGCTCGACGTCGACGAGGAGCGCTTCCGACGATGGATCGCGTTCCACGAGGTCGCCCACGCCGCCGAGTTCGGCGCCGCGCCGTGGCTCTCGAACTACCTCGAGTCGGGGATGGAGCGGGGCGTCGAGGCGCTCGCGAACGGCTCGTTCGACCGCGAGGCGTTCCGCGAGCTCGACGCGGCGATGACCGCCGTCGAGGGCTACGCCGAGCTGATCATGGACCGGGCGTTCGACGACGAGTACGCCGACCTCCGCGAGAAGGTCGACCAGCGCCGTCGGGGCCGCGGGCCGCTCGCCCGGCTCATGCGCCGGCTGCTCGGGCTCGGCCTCAAGCGCCGCCAGTACGAACGCGGCAAGGCCTTCTTCGAGACCGTCGCCGACGCCCGCGGGATCGAGGGCGCGAGCGTCGTCTGGGAGTCCCCCGAGACGCTCCCCACGAGCGAGGAGCTCGACGACCCCGCGGAGTGGCTCGCCCGCGTCGATTAG
- a CDS encoding nuclear transport factor 2 family protein, translating into MSAETTVEKYYDALRSDEPLVPYFAEREELVKVGISERLVGPDAVAEGLREQSETTSDWTVESRDLRVTERESVAWFADEVRMAWSTEDGDDHDFEARWSGTLEREDDEWLFVGMHVSAPQEL; encoded by the coding sequence ATGAGCGCCGAGACAACGGTCGAGAAGTACTACGACGCCCTGCGTTCGGACGAACCGCTGGTCCCGTACTTCGCCGAGCGCGAGGAGCTGGTGAAGGTCGGGATATCCGAGCGGCTCGTGGGTCCCGACGCGGTGGCGGAGGGGCTTCGCGAACAGAGCGAGACGACGAGCGACTGGACCGTCGAGAGCCGCGACCTGCGCGTCACCGAGCGGGAGTCGGTCGCCTGGTTCGCCGACGAGGTCCGGATGGCCTGGAGCACGGAGGACGGCGACGACCACGACTTCGAGGCGCGCTGGAGCGGCACCCTCGAGCGGGAGGACGATGAGTGGCTGTTCGTCGGGATGCACGTGAGCGCCCCCCAGGAACTCTGA
- a CDS encoding NUDIX hydrolase, translating to MYGPGATYSQKAYAYVTRANGDGRELLVFRERADPDAGIQVPKGGIDDGEAPCRAVRRELREEAGLEHDRPVYHVASDRYRRDDGKRVARHFFHFPVEESRDGWDHEVTGGGEDDGLVYELSWSPLPLSSGLAAGMDAYVPLVE from the coding sequence ATGTACGGTCCGGGAGCGACCTACAGCCAGAAGGCCTACGCCTATGTGACGAGGGCAAACGGCGACGGACGGGAGCTGCTGGTCTTTCGCGAGCGGGCCGACCCCGACGCCGGCATCCAGGTCCCCAAGGGGGGGATCGACGACGGGGAGGCTCCCTGCCGGGCGGTCAGGCGCGAGCTCCGCGAGGAGGCCGGGCTCGAACACGACCGGCCCGTCTACCACGTCGCGTCGGACCGCTACCGGCGCGACGACGGCAAGCGCGTCGCCCGCCACTTCTTTCACTTCCCCGTCGAGGAGTCCCGCGACGGGTGGGACCACGAGGTGACCGGCGGCGGCGAGGACGACGGATTGGTGTACGAACTGTCCTGGTCGCCGCTGCCGCTCTCCTCGGGGCTGGCCGCCGGCATGGACGCATACGTCCCGCTGGTCGAGTAA